Genomic segment of Panicum virgatum strain AP13 chromosome 2K, P.virgatum_v5, whole genome shotgun sequence:
ttttatagatattatttatgtgaacttattatgtttgtgggttccataatgctcgtgaaataagggaagttcttgcgatttttttccgtgatttaatgaaggacaagttacgtgcggtaggagttagcggccgagatcttgccgacgatgatgacgaatacacgctcgaatagctcaaaataagtccctgcaaaaataaaagtccgagaaaaaaaagggggggctgtcgccccccccaatgggcgacagggcttgtttttttttctccagggacttcgttgcaaatttgaaaaaaaaaattacacattgggcctgtcgccctatgggagggcgaccggagtatatttttgaaatatttgaaaacggacatatatttttgaaatttttttttaatataaaaaagaaaaaaccgcgagCAGGTGAATCTCGATCGGGCCGGGGATGGACGGGATCGAGGCCCGAGGGGGATCGCTAGCGGTGAGATGCGCCTCCGATCGCGGAACGCCCCGTTCGATCCTCGTCGCGGGCCGGTGTCGCCGTGAACCGTCGTCGTCGTGGGGTCGGAGGCCGTGCGCATGAGCGAGGAGATGCCGAGACCGGCCTGATCGAGAGGGTTTAGGGCTTAGGTCTCGTGCGCtccaccaccccacgcctattAGACTGGTTCGGCGGGCCTCGGCTACCCAGTGGGCCCTGGGCTGGCCAGTATCAATGGGCTTTATTCCTCTGTAACACCCCGAGCTTGTTCCGGAGATCCTATacattttctgaaaaaaaatttctTGCTCAGCTTTCGGTATTTGAGATTCGTACAAAACGGTCATAGCAGTTAGATCCACCCAAATCCTACCTTTCTTCCTCACCTTCTTCTCTGCCCAACATTCTCTCTCCCCTCGGGCGCCGGCCGCCCACCCTGCCCAGCCGCGCCCACCGCCTACTCTCACTCGCACCGCCGCTGCCAGCCGCCACGCGCCTTGCTGCGCACGTGCGACGCCCGCTGCACCGCAGCAAGATGAGAGTTCAACATTTTTTTCAAtattaatttaatatttttgaaatactagttcaatatttttaaataattttgGTTCGATATTTTGAAATGttagtttaatatttttttcaataTTATAATGAGTCTTAGTAAATTTTATAGATGAGTTACTTAATCGTCTTCCACGAGGCGGCATAAAAGGACAGGCTTCAGATGTCATCGCTGACATGTGACCACGATGGGTCGGTCGGCCGATGGAAGCTGGGGAGAGCCGTCCTGTGCCTGGCTAGCCGCTTCCTTTAGCTCCACGCATTACGGATTGCGTGTGACGTCAGATCTTACATCATCCTGTCCAAGCTGTTCCTCAACTTTTAGTAACCAACTAACCACACAGCTTGTCAGGTTCTGCCGCAGGCGTTGGTGTTGTCAACTTACAATATATATACACTATCATTATTGAATACGTGCAGCAGTATTTACGTGACGGGCAAGCACATTAATTAGTCCACGAAATCACGTGCTTCAATCGATTTCTTACGCGCCAACGTGGCATATATAAAAGATTGCGTCCTCCATCTATCTCATCACTCAGTTCACAGTCACTCGATCGCTCAGCAAAATCTAGCTGACAGGACAGCGGCACCACTACAAGCTGCACGCACACAGCTGACCGAGCGAGCGGAGTAGATCGAACCAGCCACAACCATGGCCGACGGATCAGAGCAGAGCGTCCACGTCCTCCTGCTCCCGTACCCGAGCCAGGGCCACATCAACCCGATCCTCCAGTTCGGCAagcgcctcgccgcgcgccgcggcgtccgGTGCACGCTCGCCGCGACGCGGTTCGCGCTCAGCCAGAGCCAGCCTGCCACCGGCGACGCCGTCCGCGTCGCCGCCATCTCGGACGGCTGCGACCGCGGCGGCttcggcgaggccggcggcgtcggcgcgtACCTGCGCCGGCTGGAGGCGGCCGGGTCCGAGACCCTGGACGCGCTCCTCCGGTCCGAGGCGGAGCGGGGCCGCCCCGTGCGCGTGCTCGTGTACGACGCGTTCCTGCCGTGGGCGCCGCGcgtcgcgcggcggcgcggcgcggcggccgcggcgttcTTCACGCAGCCGTGCGCGGTGGACGTGGCGTACGCGCACGCGTTCGCcgggcggatccggccgccgctcgccgacgACGGGGAGGTGGCGCTGGCGGAGCTGCCCGGGCTGCCGGCCGGGCTCAGGCCGGCCGATCTGCCGTCGTTTCTGGCCCAGCCCGGCGACTGCCCCGCGTACCTGGACCTGCTGGTGAACCAGTTCGACGGCCTGGACACGGCTGACCACGTCCTCGTCAACTCCTTCCACGAGCTGCAGCCACAGGTATGTCAAATGGATTCGCTAATCGAGTAGTAGAATTAATCCTGGATATGCCTATTAAGATTATCAACAAATCGATCGCCGTCATCTTTGCAAAAGGAATCGGATTACATGGCGTCCACGTGGAGAGCCAAGACAGTGGGTCCGACCGTGCCGTCGGCCTACCTTGACAACCGCTTGCCGGACGACACGTCCTACGGCTTCCACCTCTACACGCCGCTGACGGCGGCGACCAAGGCCTGGCTGGACGGCCGGCCCCCGCGCTCCGTGGTCTACGCCTCCTTCGGCAGCGTCtcggcgcccgccgccgtccagATGGCCGAGGTGGCGGAGGGCCTGTACAACTGCGGCAAGCCATTCCTGTGGGTGGTCAGGGCCTCCGAGGCCGCGAAGATCCCCGAGGACTTCGCAGGGAGGGCGAAGGAGCGGGGCCTCATCGTGACATGGAGCCCCCAGCTCGAGGTGCTAGCGCACCCGGCCGTGGGGTGCTTCGTGACGCActgctaggggtggtaaagggcctaacattttgaactagaaaatctaaggatcgggccctaaaagggccgggctctaaacatatgtatttttgaactaaaaattttaagggctttattgggctgtgaagaggccattagggccatggcccattaccacccctacgcactgcgggtggaactcgacGACGGAGGCGCTGAGTGCCGGCGTGCCGATGGTGGCGATGCCGCAGTGGTCGGACCAGCCCATGAACGCCAAGTACATCGAGGATGTGTGGCGGGTGGGCGTGCGGGTGCGGCCCGACGAGGAGGGCGTGGTCAggaaggaggaggtggagaggcGCGTCAGGGAGGTGATGGACGGCGAGAGGAGCTCGGAGTACCGGCGAAATGCTGCTGGGTGGAAGGAGAAGGCTAAAAGAGCTGTGAGCGAAGGTGGCAGCTCGGATAACAACATCGTCGAGTTTCTTGGCAAGCTAGGATTAGAAGTCTGAATGAGCCGTGTCCAAATTTTAAATTCTCAATCTTCTGATTTTTCGTCTGTCACCTTTCCCTATAGCTATGCATGTGTGGTCGTCAAATTAAAGTCTCGGTTGTTAGCAATGTGTAACATTTGaatgcaataataaataaatgaagAAAATATCAGGAAGCCTTGCGTACTAGTTAGGCCCGTCTTAATAGGGTTTCAtaacattaaatatcatcaattttgctgacatgacaaaaaagagaaaatgatGGAGTTTCAtaggatgtgaggagagttttataaccatgaaactcatctagcacagttacctagttctcaGTTAGTGTATTAGAGCAACATGGGcacagaaaaagaagaagcagcAAGTTCAAAAGCAGCTACTCACATTTCTCGTTTCAACAAAAAAGTTACTCACATTTCAGAAATTTTCTCATACTGCGGCTCGTGCCTTTTGGAAATGAGCGTTTTGGGCCATCACTCCCACCTGAAAGCTGGAGTTTGCTCCTACTTGTAGTTCTCTGTTTCCTTCTtaaggtcctttgcggtcctgAAGCCCCTGACTTGTTCTTACGGTTGTTAGCAGTCCTGAAGCAGCGAGTAAATGCAAAATTACTTTGACCCAATTTCTAGAAAGAAATAATAACATTTGCAATACCAAATTTGTATAACTGGATCcactatgaaatatatattaatAGTGCATATGTTGGATAGCATAGTTGGTgtaatatttttctaaaaatttggtcaaagttagtcaaatttgatttagaacaaagctaatacgacatgtaaataaaaacggaGGGGAGTATGTTGCTATGCgggtaataaaaaaataatggaGTGGGTGCGAAACCGTTCCATTTATGTGCTAGCAATTTATGGAAAGATGCATAGAATGTTCTCAATGAAAACCAGTACCAAAGAGCTGAttctttgcataaatgcaaaaGCACCTCCAGTTTAGTGAAATGGAAAATTATCAGCAAGCGGTGCAAATATCAGAAGCCACCTCCTCGCAGTTGGTTAATCAATATACGAGTGCAGTGCACGCGCTATTGCGCgcgtaaaatatttttttgattcCGTTTGGTGATATATTTTGTTTGGAGAAGGTATGTAAACAATAGTGTATATAAGTAGAGGTAGTACATATGTATTAGTGTACATAGAGATAGGAATACAAGGAGAGGTAGCGTAGGGAATGAAACTGAAGGAGGTCTACTGCTGTCTCTGCTGGTGTGCATCGCTAAATATGGTCTTATCATAGAGTTCACGATTCGAAATATATTACATAGTGCTAGTCTGGTAGCCATTAAGGTCAACAGTACACATATAGAGTAAGTTGATAGTAGTACATATAGGTCATACCGGTAATAGTAGCTAATATCTAGATTATCATTCATTTAAGATAAAGGTCTTCAGGTTTGATGCTTATGGTAGTTCATGATCTTCTAGCTGCCAACGTGATGCCTGTCATAATGAAGTAGAAAGATTAATTATTTGGAGTTAGATAAAAAGGGTTGTTGAATAGTAGTGTTAGGCTGTGAAGAGCTTATCAATACCGGTGCTAATTATTTTTTTGGAGTCTTAGGACTCTTAGATGACTTGTTTTTGTGCAATTCTGTTGATGTTCCTTCTGCTGATGGCCTACAtagaaattgattttttttttaaattggaTAGAACAAAATAGTTTACATTGTAAATGGAAAGGACAGTTGATGTCTAATACCTTTTGGTTCCGACATGAAGTATTGAGTCGTCTTCTGATGAGTCACTGTCATTCTATTGACAGAGAGCAATTAAGTTTTATGTTTCTATATAATATGTCTACTACTGTAATTGAGTTTGAGAAAGCATACCTACCCTGTACATTCTTTGGTTGTGTCTAGTTTTTTCCTTGCTTCGCTTTTTGTTGCCTGTTCATCAactcttctttttttccccaGGAATTTGGACATGAAAAATTAGTATGTTAGTATCAGATTTCTAAATTAAGATACAGGTTTGATTAGATACATTATGACTACTTACTCAGCTGGAACACTTTTCAGGCGATTTTCAGGAGTGTTTGGATTGGCTGGTGGAGTTAACAGTGACATTTGATTGAATGGTAATGTTTTTTATGGTGATTGGATATTTGTGGGTTGATTGCTGGAATAGCGTTTGGTATAGTTAGGTCTGATAGCACTGGTAGACTGGTCAAGTGGGTGATTTGAGATTGGATGCTGCTTGCCATAAGCAGTGATGACAGATTTGACCTGATAGGATTTTTTTTCATTGCGAAAGCTGGTGTCTGTTATTGTAACAGTGAATGTGAATTTGGATAATGTGATCTGCATAATATCATTTGGTAGGCTGCTGGTGGACCTGTGGGATCGCATGACTGCTTCTACTGGTTTTCCAACTATACGGCGGCCAACTTCACCAAAGCTGATCATTTCAGCTTCTTCAGTTTCATCAGCAGCTATGAATGATAATTTGTATCTACGTTTAATATCAGATTGAATTCAACGGTTAGCAAGATTAGAAGTGACTTGTTACATACATTTGAATGACATGTTTTGTGTAAATTCTAGGAACTTACTTGTAGTCAAAGCTGGTGGTATCACATTCGAAACACTTGTAGCCTGGGCCATCAGGCTTACATGACTTGTGGCAGTATTTGCAAGATGGGAACCACCATACTTGGTTATCAAGCACCTGAGTTATTGTTACTGTGCACTGACAGCCACTTTCCTGTAACCATAGTTGTGTTTCAGAACATTATAGTTAGCTGTGAAAAAATATAGTAAGTTTATACTAATGTAATATTTGTTGTGTAGTAAGGGGGTACTGGAAACTCATATGGATCGATATCCTGCATTTGTTTGAGAGTGAGTAGTTCTGGTAAGACCTGAGGTTCTGGTTGCACTAATTGTTGATTAGGATCTCCAATTCTTTTGATCGATATGGGATGTCCTTGGAAACTATATACCATGGTGgatgttatttttttaactatattgaAAGTGCATAGAATGTGAATGGTAAGATATGAATATACCGATTTTGGAGCATCTGTGCTTCAGGTATATTAGGATTGAAATACCAATGACATGCAGAATGTCCTCCGAGATAAGGCTGACcttaaaattttggaaaattaaAAAGGTACCTGAGTTAATATTGTTAATGTGAGTTATAAGTAGTATGTGCATTAATAAAGCTATTATATAGAGGTACCTTGGTAAATTTTCATTAGGCAGCCAACAAAAAGGATAACAATTGTGGCAGATTCTGTTTCACTGTTAATTGTATTAATATTGAATTGTCTTGCTTTCTGACCCCACAAAGCTACTTTCAGCTCTAAGCCACTACGATGATAGGCAATGATTAATATTAGATAATAACAACTTAAAATATCAGCATTTGTTTGTGGAAATGTATTCTTACTTTTCATCTTTTATGAGCAAGTCCCTCCGAAGGTTAGGTTTCTTCTGGTTGGAAAAGAATACCCATTCAGGTTCAGCGACTTGGATGAGAATGCCAATAACATCTGTAGACAAATATGAGGTATCACAAATTTGTAAAGATAGTTATTTGTATAGTGCAATGAAAATATATGTTTTAGTGCATTACCAAGAAATTTCTTGGTGTCGCCTATGTATGGTGGTAGGTCTTGAAAAGGTGTAAGTTTGTAGATATAATTTGGAAATGTAGCAGTGCTTGTAGTTGGATTGATTTTGGTGTGGCAAGTCAGCTCTAACATGTATGGACCTTCTATGGGCATATAAAAGTCTTTCGCATTGCAAACTCTGAAGCGATTGATCACATAAGTGTTGTTTTCCTGCAATACTGGACTATGTCTCTCAGCCTCAGTGGCTGGAATTTGAGCATAGATAGCATTTCCCTAAAAAATAAAGAAGCAGTGAGATTAGATTATATAGATGGTGGTGGTAATGTTTATATATGTACGATGGCTTTAGTTTGGTGATATAGTTACCTGTTCGTCAGCAAGGATTAAGTCAACATGCTGTAGTGGACCATCATCATTTTGACCTCTAAATTCCCATTTTCTGCAGACACGAACACAAATTGTTTTGTGTCTGTCTTTGGGTTGTAGAGTGGACAGTGGACTGAAAGTCATGTTGGCTACCTGCatggagaaaaagagagaaataattatatatatttgaaatggATAGCAATAAAGATGCATTGTTAGATAATTATATGGAGGAAAAAATGCAATACCTTTCTATTCTAAATTTTTATTATCCAGTAGTAAAAGTTGTTTTTTAAATATGGCACATATTGTAACTTTATAATATATACAGAATaaagttatatatattataataGTACCATTGATGTTTCATTTGTTTGTGCTTCTTGCTTCAATTGAAGTGATGACCTCTGGATAGACAATATTCTTTGTTGTGTCAGTACAGTTTCCATCATCATCCTCAATAAGTATTTTTAGTCCATTTTTGGAAGTAACCCTTGAGATAGCAACATATAATTGGCCATGTGTGAAAACAGGCTTTTTTAAATAAACTCCAACAGTTGTCAGTGTCTGTCCCTGGCTTTTGTTGATGGTCATAGCATAGCAAACTTTTATTGGAAATTGTCGTCGTTCAAGCACAAATGGCAATCTTGTGTTTTTTAGTGTTAATCTAATTCGAGGAATCAATACTGATCGACCTGTATGTGTTCCCGTCATTATCTTTGCCTCTAGTATCATAGCTCCCAAAGCTGTGATTATTAATCTTGTTCCATTGCACAAACCAATTGATTGATTTAGATTACGAAGTAACATTATTGGAACTCCTCTTTTCAGTTTCAGTTCATGAGCTGGAAAATTATTTCCATTTATTGAGTTTAGGAATTCCATTGGATAGAACAGATCATGTGACTCATGGGTATCAGGAGCTTTCGTTATTTTATCACAACTTAGATATTGTTTTTTCTTCACCTGGTAGAAGAGAAATGATATAAGAGTTCAATTCATCAACTAAATCATTTGTTGGAGTCAATATGGCACGACTTTGCAAATATGATATGTTGTCATAATTGGCCACCAAATCACCATAAACGGCATTGACGATGCAGGATATTTTATCTCCTGTGGGCATTAGTAAAAATTCATGAGGTATTTTAATCCATGTTGCTTCTGTTTCGCCTTCCTTTGCTGTTGCCTCTATTTTGCCTTCTCCTATATCCAAGATCCATTTGCTAAAAGCTGCCAATTCTCGTTGTGCGTTGTCATCTAAGTTTGGTGAGTGAAGCCTCATGTTTTTATTGAGAGTAAGAGTTGTAACATGGGCCCATAGAGGGGAATTTATTATTGCTGCATTTATTATCTGCGCTTTTGTTCCACCTTCAATAACTGGTAATATTTGTCGTATGTCACCTCCTAGGACAACTACTTTCCCTCCGAAGGGTATATTTTCTATTCCATTTGAATCATTAGAAAGCAGATCTCGAAAAGTTCTATCTAAAGTCTCAAGTGCTTTTCTATGTGTCATCAGGGCTTCATCCCAAATAACCAGTGATGTTTTCTGTATTAATTCTGCTAGCATAGTTCCTCGTTTAATATCGCAGACATCTCCATCTTCTAGATCACAAGGTATTTTAAATCTTGAATGAGCTGTACGTCCACCAGAAAGTAATAAAGATGCTACACCTGATGATGCTACAGTTAATACTATTTTTTGATGAGCTCGTATATACGATACTATGGCATTCCATAAATATGTTTTGCCAGTTCCACCATAACCTGAGACAAAGAAAAATCCAGGTTTGTCGTCTAGGACTGCATCAGTTATACTGTAAAACACATTTAATTGTTCGTTATTTAGACTTGCCATAAGCTGTTCAGATTCCAAGAGGAGTTCACTGGTGTTATATGACATTTCTTCTTCAATTAGACGATTGCCATATGTACAGCCTGAAAACCCTGTTATTTGAGGAAGATTGTGATCTCTTATTCTACTTCCATTTTTTAAGAATAGTGTTGATAAGTCATCCAGGAGATAGTTTCTAAGATCATGATCTGGTATTATATATTTTGAATTGCCTATTGTCTCTCTGAATTGATATTGTATATCATCAGCTAACAATCTCCAAACTTTCTCAAAAAATGCATATTCGTCGTTTATTTCACAGAAAAGAAGCATTGTGACAAATAGTTGTCTTAATTGAGGCGAGGTAGCCCAACTGGCGGCTTCATCAAAGGCATCGTACCATTCCTGGTCATTGCCAAGAAGGCCTCGAGCGTTGCAAGCTTCTTTAAATgtgaaatataaaataccattatAAGTTCTCACATCTTCATAACTTTGAGCACCTTTGACAACCATTAGAAGCATTCTGAGGTAATACCGCTCACCTACTGATGGGTGAACATAATATAGTCTACCAATTTTCCCTCCTGATTGTCTAGGTTCCCATGATCTTGTGCTTGGTACCCAACGCCACTTTGAAGGAAATTCTAGATATGTAAGTTCTCTAGCCGTGGGATACCTTTGATTGGCAACAAACCATTCAGTTAGCATTGTTCTTCGGAGAAATTCACTATTAGCAATTTGTTCCATATCAGCATCAATATCATAAGTGATGTTATTTTCATCTGGTAAGTGGACAGGAAGCCGTTCTACCGATGGATAATGTCTATGAATATCAAAGCCAAAGATACGCCAGCATGCATCTTGTTCACAAATGTATCGGCAGTCTAAATATTCTCTAACCTCATTTCTTGTCTGTGTCTCCTCATCAACTGGAGTGTCGTCTCCATTTCTAAGACGTTGTATATATGCTTTACTGCAATCTGCTCCTTTGGTTACATATTTGAATAGATATTTAATAAAGATGCCTTTGTTGCACCACTCAACATTAATATGAGCTTGGAATTTTTTGAGTAGATACATGTTATATGGAACAACCCACTGATTATTTAATCTTGCTGAGCCTTTTTGAACGTAACGATCATTGTCTCGTCTTTTGTATAATGCAAAACTATTTTTATCTACAGATGTTTCTGGTTGGAAAGGTTTTGGAAAACCTTTTGAGCATTTTCCATTTTTCATGCAGGGAGCATTAGGGTTATACTgtccacatgggccatgtatcatATGCTCTGCGACTAATGCATAGCCTAATGGATCTTCTTTTGGATTTGGTATTTCAGCGCTTATATACCGATCAATTAGATCTGGTGTTGGATGTGTTGTGTCTTCTGCAATCCAGAAAATTATATGTGCATGGGGAAGACCACGCTTCTGAAACTCAACTGTATGAAGAACTGTACCAATAAATTTGATCTATTAGTTTATTTTTTAGTATTATATAGTGTGATATAAAGGATAAGTGAAGGTATATACCTGCATGCACTGGTCCAAATGCTCTTCCAGATTTTATATCATCTAGAATCTCTTCAAGTTTCATATTGTAAACTCGAACAACTATATCTGCTCTGTCAGTTGCTTTTTGGCCTGGTTCAAGAATACCTAAAGAAATTTCTGGCCAATTTGAGTTGCAAGTAAAAGTTAGGAAGAAATCAGGTGGTCCAAATACGCGGCAGATAGCAATGCCATCATGATAATTCTGTATCATATATCGCCTGCCACCAGTATGTGATGCAGGTAGTATTGTTAATTTTCCCATTTCACTTCCATCTGTGCAGCCACGCCCTATAGCATCAGCTATACCTTGAAGATTTTCGATTCTTAGTCTAGCTTGATTTTTTATTATGTACCAAAGTCTATTTTCATCTATAGCAGCTCGTGCATCAACTTTTGCTTGGCTAGATAAAGCACCATAGCATAAGAATGGATTTGGTTGGTCTCGTCTATAATGGAGGACATAACGATAGTAATCTTGAAGAGTCATTGTTACACGACTATGTCTTTCTCTTGAATTAATGC
This window contains:
- the LOC120684360 gene encoding UDP-glucosyltransferase UGT13248-like codes for the protein MADGSEQSVHVLLLPYPSQGHINPILQFGKRLAARRGVRCTLAATRFALSQSQPATGDAVRVAAISDGCDRGGFGEAGGVGAYLRRLEAAGSETLDALLRSEAERGRPVRVLVYDAFLPWAPRVARRRGAAAAAFFTQPCAVDVAYAHAFAGRIRPPLADDGEVALAELPGLPAGLRPADLPSFLAQPGDCPAYLDLLVNQFDGLDTADHVLVNSFHELQPQESDYMASTWRAKTVGPTVPSAYLDNRLPDDTSYGFHLYTPLTAATKAWLDGRPPRSVVYASFGSVSAPAAVQMAEVAEGLYNCGKPFLWVVRASEAAKIPEDFAGRAKERGLIVTWSPQLEVLAHPAVGCFVTHCGWNSTTEALSAGVPMVAMPQWSDQPMNAKYIEDVWRVGVRVRPDEEGVVRKEEVERRVREVMDGERSSEYRRNAAGWKEKAKRAVSEGGSSDNNIVEFLGKLGLEV
- the LOC120695436 gene encoding ATP-dependent DNA helicase PIF1-like, giving the protein MPFMVKKKQYLSCDKITKAPDTHESHDLFYPMEFLNSINGNNFPAHELKLKRGVPIMLLRNLNQSIGLCNGTRLIITALGAMILEAKIMTGTHTGRSVLIPRIRLTLKNTRLPFVLERRQFPIKVCYAMTINKSQGQTLTTVGVYLKKPVFTHGQLYVAISRVTSKNGLKILIEDDDGNCTDTTKNIVYPEVITSIEARSTNK